The following are from one region of the Melaminivora suipulveris genome:
- a CDS encoding putative toxin-antitoxin system toxin component, PIN family, protein MRRPELRLSLEPAAGEAARPVVLDSNIVLDLLLFADPAAAPLRALLAAGRLRWIATQAMRDELACVLAYPHLQARLALAGCRADQVLAAFDAGAQLLPAAARAQHACKDPDDQKFIDLAVAQQALLLSKDKAVLCMRKRLEASGTQAGAAIVLEAAA, encoded by the coding sequence ATGCGCCGGCCTGAGCTGCGCCTGAGCCTGGAGCCGGCGGCAGGCGAGGCCGCGCGGCCCGTGGTGCTGGACAGCAACATCGTGCTGGATCTGCTGCTGTTCGCGGATCCAGCGGCCGCGCCGCTGCGCGCCTTGCTGGCAGCCGGCCGCCTGCGCTGGATCGCCACCCAGGCCATGCGCGACGAGCTGGCCTGCGTGCTGGCCTACCCGCACCTGCAGGCGCGCCTGGCGCTGGCCGGATGCCGTGCCGACCAGGTGCTGGCCGCGTTCGACGCCGGCGCGCAGCTGCTGCCCGCCGCCGCGCGCGCGCAGCACGCCTGCAAGGACCCGGACGACCAGAAATTCATCGATCTGGCGGTGGCGCAGCAGGCGCTGCTGCTGTCCAAGGACAAGGCCGTGCTATGCATGCGAAAAAGGCTGGAAGCCTCTGGGACGCAAGCAGGAGCAGCTATCGTTTTGGAAGCTGCAGCGTAG
- a CDS encoding THUMP domain-containing class I SAM-dependent RNA methyltransferase, producing MNQLTLFLPCAAGVEGLLADEVHGLTGLAGHDLLTGRGGVLARASWRQALELNLHSRLAQRVLVQLASRPYRSEDDLYALAADVAWEIWFTPRQSFKIEVTAQHSPLHSLNFAALRVKDAVADRFRAKAGVRPDVETRWPDVRIHLHLTADEAQLYIDTSGEPLFKRGWRNVADGGAKGDAPLKETLAAAMIAASGWDPHGDDPLPLYDPCCGSGTVAIEAAQIACRMAPGLQRRFGFEKLLPFQAHVWSAIKKEAEDAIITPAAPVFGSDIAHRMVDFAQRNAERAGVAAALQLRGGDALQRMPPSAQPGVLLLNPPYGERIAAAGSAGRNAAERARERQGGRESAQVQDGGDFFAQLAAHWKRHYAGWQAWMLTPDLKLPGRMRLKESRRVPLWNGPIECRLFRFDLVAGSARARPAAPAPDAPA from the coding sequence ATGAACCAGCTGACCCTGTTCCTGCCCTGCGCCGCCGGCGTCGAGGGCTTGCTGGCCGACGAGGTGCACGGCCTCACGGGCCTGGCCGGGCACGACCTGCTCACCGGCCGCGGCGGCGTGCTGGCGCGCGCCTCGTGGCGCCAGGCGCTGGAGCTGAACCTGCACAGCCGCCTGGCGCAGCGCGTGCTGGTGCAGCTGGCCAGCCGGCCGTACCGCAGCGAGGACGACCTGTATGCGCTGGCCGCCGATGTGGCCTGGGAGATCTGGTTCACCCCGCGCCAGAGCTTCAAGATCGAGGTCACGGCGCAGCACAGCCCGCTGCATAGCCTGAACTTTGCCGCCCTGCGCGTCAAGGACGCCGTGGCCGACCGCTTCCGCGCCAAGGCCGGCGTGCGCCCCGACGTCGAGACGCGCTGGCCCGACGTGCGCATCCACCTGCACCTGACGGCCGACGAGGCGCAGCTGTACATCGACACCTCGGGCGAGCCGCTGTTCAAGCGCGGCTGGCGCAACGTGGCCGACGGCGGCGCCAAGGGCGATGCGCCGCTGAAGGAAACGCTGGCCGCCGCCATGATCGCCGCCAGCGGCTGGGACCCGCACGGCGATGATCCCCTGCCGCTGTACGACCCCTGCTGCGGCAGCGGCACGGTGGCCATCGAGGCGGCGCAGATCGCCTGCCGCATGGCGCCGGGCCTGCAGCGGCGCTTTGGCTTCGAGAAGCTCCTGCCGTTCCAGGCGCATGTCTGGTCAGCTATCAAAAAAGAAGCTGAAGACGCAATAATTACGCCGGCTGCGCCCGTTTTTGGCAGTGATATCGCGCACCGCATGGTCGATTTTGCCCAGCGCAACGCCGAGCGTGCCGGCGTGGCTGCAGCGCTGCAGCTGCGCGGCGGCGACGCGCTGCAGCGCATGCCGCCCAGCGCGCAGCCGGGCGTGCTGCTGCTCAACCCACCGTATGGCGAGCGCATCGCCGCCGCCGGCAGCGCCGGGCGCAACGCCGCCGAGCGCGCGCGCGAACGCCAGGGCGGACGCGAGAGCGCGCAGGTGCAGGACGGCGGCGATTTCTTCGCCCAGCTTGCGGCGCACTGGAAGCGCCACTACGCCGGCTGGCAGGCCTGGATGCTCACGCCCGACCTGAAGCTGCCCGGCCGCATGCGCCTGAAGGAATCGCGCCGCGTGCCGCTGTGGAACGGGCCCATCGAGTGCCGGCTATTCCGCTTCGACCTGGTGGCCGGCAGCGCGCGCGCGCGTCCCGCCGCTCCCGCGCCCGATGCGCCGGCCTGA
- a CDS encoding acyl-CoA thioesterase gives MARIVFDLPARFGFATEVQVYISHVNQGGHLDNAQLLSLVSEARVRFFQSLGWREGRVGDASIVVGDMLAQYKSEAFHGETLRVQMTPAEFNRYGFDLVYCMTEVASGREVARGKTGIVFIDRASRRVMPIPADMREQLLACAGAAESTP, from the coding sequence ATGGCACGCATCGTTTTCGATCTCCCCGCGCGCTTCGGCTTTGCCACCGAGGTGCAGGTCTACATCAGCCACGTCAACCAGGGCGGGCACCTGGACAACGCGCAACTCCTGAGCCTGGTGTCCGAGGCGCGCGTGCGCTTTTTCCAGTCGCTGGGCTGGCGCGAGGGCCGCGTCGGCGATGCCTCGATCGTGGTCGGCGACATGCTGGCGCAGTACAAGTCGGAAGCCTTTCACGGCGAGACGCTGCGCGTGCAGATGACGCCCGCGGAGTTCAACCGCTACGGCTTCGATCTGGTCTATTGCATGACCGAAGTGGCCAGCGGCCGCGAGGTGGCGCGCGGCAAGACCGGCATCGTCTTCATCGACCGCGCCAGTCGGCGCGTCATGCCCATCCCGGCCGACATGCGCGAGCAGCTGCTGGCCTGCGCTGGAGCAGCGGAGAGCACGCCATGA
- the rpoN gene encoding RNA polymerase factor sigma-54, producing MNRPTLALRASQQLALTPQLQQSIRLLQLSTLELASEVEQMLADNPFLEQDEDDGDAPGPHAAQPAGTPAADAGPEGDAGAAHDGAAEPAEASELLGAAEPLEWEGEGAGDSDWGHDAPGRSGSSGDGEGELDALELASHHETLAEHLTRQALSLHLAPEDAAALALLIGSLNDDGYLMDAPAELADALLGDGAWDPERHAELLHRLTVALGLLQSMEPAGVGARDLAECLALQLRARQALGQDDAELTRVALAVCRQPLDWLARRDVRRLSHACSADEEATRAAIALIARLEPKPGRRFADVRRMAVVPDVIVKRGGSGAQQRFAVQLNPAVMPRLRVHELYAGALRTHRGGEGHPQLQARLQEARWFIKNVQQRFDTILRVSDAIVQRQKNFFVHGELAMRPLVLRDIAEELGLHESTISRVTTAKYMATPQGTYELKYFFGSGLGTETGGNASSTAVRALIRQFVAAEDPAKPLSDSKIADLLKEQGIECARRTVAKYREALRIAPANLRKTL from the coding sequence ATGAACCGCCCGACGCTGGCGCTGCGCGCCTCGCAGCAGCTCGCCCTGACGCCGCAGCTGCAGCAGTCCATCCGGCTGCTGCAGCTGTCGACGCTGGAGCTGGCGAGCGAGGTCGAGCAGATGCTGGCCGACAACCCCTTCCTGGAGCAGGACGAGGACGACGGTGACGCGCCCGGCCCGCACGCCGCGCAGCCAGCCGGCACGCCCGCCGCCGACGCAGGCCCCGAGGGCGACGCGGGGGCCGCGCACGACGGCGCCGCCGAGCCGGCCGAAGCCTCCGAGCTGCTGGGCGCCGCTGAACCCCTGGAGTGGGAGGGCGAAGGCGCCGGTGACAGCGACTGGGGCCACGACGCGCCCGGCCGCTCGGGCAGCAGCGGCGACGGCGAGGGCGAACTCGACGCGCTGGAGCTGGCCAGCCACCACGAAACACTGGCCGAGCACCTCACGCGCCAGGCGCTGTCCCTGCACCTGGCGCCGGAGGACGCCGCGGCGCTGGCGCTGCTGATCGGCTCGCTGAACGATGACGGCTACCTGATGGACGCCCCGGCCGAGCTGGCCGACGCGCTGCTGGGCGACGGCGCCTGGGACCCCGAGCGCCACGCCGAGCTGCTGCACCGCCTGACCGTGGCCCTGGGTCTGCTGCAAAGCATGGAGCCGGCGGGCGTGGGCGCGCGCGACCTGGCCGAGTGCCTGGCGCTGCAGCTGCGCGCGCGCCAGGCACTCGGCCAGGACGATGCTGAACTCACGCGCGTGGCGCTGGCCGTTTGCCGCCAGCCGCTGGACTGGCTGGCCCGGCGCGACGTGCGCCGCCTGTCGCACGCCTGCTCGGCCGATGAAGAGGCGACGCGCGCCGCCATCGCGCTGATCGCGCGGCTGGAGCCCAAGCCGGGCCGGCGCTTTGCCGACGTGCGCCGCATGGCGGTGGTGCCCGACGTGATCGTCAAGCGCGGCGGCAGCGGCGCGCAGCAGCGCTTTGCCGTGCAGTTGAACCCGGCCGTCATGCCGCGCCTGCGTGTGCATGAGCTGTACGCCGGCGCGCTGCGCACGCACCGCGGCGGCGAGGGTCACCCGCAACTGCAGGCGCGGCTGCAGGAGGCGCGCTGGTTCATCAAGAACGTGCAGCAGCGCTTCGACACCATCCTGCGCGTCTCGGACGCCATCGTGCAGCGGCAGAAGAATTTTTTCGTGCACGGCGAACTGGCCATGCGCCCGCTGGTGCTGCGCGACATCGCCGAGGAGCTGGGTCTGCACGAATCGACCATCTCGCGCGTGACCACGGCCAAGTACATGGCCACGCCGCAGGGCACCTACGAGCTCAAGTATTTTTTCGGCTCGGGCCTGGGCACAGAGACCGGCGGCAACGCGTCGAGCACGGCGGTGCGCGCGCTGATCCGCCAGTTCGTCGCCGCCGAGGACCCGGCCAAACCCCTGTCGGACAGCAAGATCGCCGACCTGCTCAAGGAGCAGGGCATCGAGTGCGCGCGCCGCACGGTGGCCAAGTACCGCGAGGCGCTCAGGATCGCGCCCGCCAACCTGCGCAAGACCCTCTGA
- the lptB gene encoding LPS export ABC transporter ATP-binding protein produces the protein MAPGSGALDAADSGGRLQARHLRKSYGGRQVVKDVSLSVQKGEVVGLLGPNGAGKTTSFYMIVGLVRCDGGHIGIDGHDVTHMPIHRRSRLGLSYLPQEASIFRKLNVQDNVRAVLELQKDEAGRPLARAEIEQRLTGLLQELRVDHLRDSPALALSGGERRRVEIARALATQPRFILLDEPFAGIDPIAVIEIQRIIGFLKARGIGVLITDHNVRETLGICDHAFIISEGQVLAQGTPSEIVDNAEVRRVYLGEHFRM, from the coding sequence ATGGCGCCGGGCAGCGGCGCTTTGGATGCCGCCGATAGCGGCGGGCGCCTGCAGGCGCGCCACCTGCGCAAGAGCTATGGCGGGCGGCAGGTCGTCAAGGACGTCTCGCTGTCGGTGCAAAAGGGCGAGGTCGTGGGCCTGCTGGGGCCCAACGGCGCGGGCAAGACCACGTCGTTCTACATGATCGTCGGGCTGGTGCGCTGCGATGGCGGGCACATCGGCATCGACGGCCACGATGTCACGCACATGCCCATCCACCGCCGCTCGCGCCTGGGGCTGTCCTACCTGCCGCAGGAGGCCTCCATCTTCCGCAAGCTCAACGTGCAGGACAACGTGCGCGCCGTGCTGGAGCTGCAAAAGGACGAGGCCGGCCGGCCCTTGGCCCGCGCCGAGATCGAGCAGCGCCTCACGGGCCTGCTGCAGGAGCTGCGCGTGGACCACCTGCGCGACTCGCCGGCTCTGGCCTTGTCCGGCGGCGAGCGCCGGCGCGTGGAGATCGCCCGGGCGCTGGCCACGCAGCCGCGCTTCATCCTGCTGGACGAGCCCTTCGCCGGCATCGACCCCATCGCCGTGATCGAGATCCAGCGCATCATCGGCTTTCTGAAGGCGCGCGGCATCGGCGTCCTGATCACCGACCACAACGTGCGCGAGACGCTGGGCATCTGCGACCACGCCTTCATCATCAGCGAGGGGCAGGTGCTGGCGCAGGGCACGCCATCCGAGATCGTGGACAACGCGGAAGTGCGCCGGGTCTACCTGGGCGAGCACTTTCGCATGTAG
- the lptA gene encoding lipopolysaccharide transport periplasmic protein LptA has translation MHPRPFSFLVLTLCAVLALGALPAAHAEKADRNKPMNIEADALRHDELQQTTVFTGHVVMTKGSIVLRGARLEVRQDANGYQSGVVTAEGGQRAFFRQKRDTAPGAPEEFVEGEAERIEYDGHADVVRLIRRGELRRYRGGTLSDELTGARIVYNNATDVFTVEGGAPATGKGGAATAGAPGGRVRAVLAPREGTPGGGANAQPATPAPALRPSGTLGGDKR, from the coding sequence ATGCATCCTCGTCCTTTCTCTTTCCTCGTCCTGACCCTGTGCGCCGTCCTGGCGCTGGGCGCCCTGCCTGCCGCGCACGCGGAAAAGGCCGATCGCAACAAGCCCATGAACATCGAGGCCGATGCGTTGCGCCACGATGAGCTGCAGCAGACGACGGTGTTTACCGGCCATGTGGTCATGACCAAGGGCTCCATCGTGCTGCGCGGCGCGCGGCTGGAGGTGCGCCAGGACGCCAACGGCTACCAAAGCGGCGTGGTCACCGCCGAGGGCGGCCAGCGCGCGTTCTTTCGGCAAAAGCGCGACACGGCGCCCGGCGCGCCCGAGGAATTCGTCGAGGGCGAGGCCGAGCGCATCGAATACGACGGGCACGCCGATGTGGTGCGCCTGATCCGCCGCGGCGAGCTGCGCCGTTATCGCGGCGGCACCCTGAGCGACGAGCTGACCGGCGCGCGCATCGTCTACAACAACGCCACCGACGTGTTCACCGTCGAGGGCGGCGCGCCGGCGACCGGCAAGGGCGGAGCGGCCACGGCCGGCGCGCCCGGCGGGCGCGTGCGCGCCGTGCTGGCGCCGCGCGAGGGCACGCCCGGCGGCGGCGCCAACGCGCAGCCGGCCACGCCCGCGCCGGCGCTGCGTCCCAGCGGCACGCTGGGCGGCGACAAGCGGTGA
- a CDS encoding MarR family winged helix-turn-helix transcriptional regulator, translated as MNERDLRQPRSLDDMLLYALWQLQMCAGRPVVRLCEEEFGITRREWRVLAQLALQEGVMPSQLAERSGLDRARTSRTLTSLAGKGLIARVPRPGDRREVLLHLTDAGRALYAALLPRVAQINQELLSALTEQETLILDGLLARLHARAQEMARR; from the coding sequence ATGAATGAACGAGATTTGCGCCAACCCAGGTCGCTGGACGACATGTTGCTGTATGCGCTGTGGCAGCTGCAGATGTGCGCCGGCCGGCCGGTGGTGCGCCTGTGCGAGGAGGAGTTCGGCATCACCCGGCGCGAGTGGCGCGTGCTGGCGCAACTGGCGCTGCAGGAGGGCGTCATGCCCTCGCAACTGGCCGAGCGCTCGGGCCTGGACCGGGCACGTACCTCGCGCACCCTGACCAGCCTGGCCGGCAAGGGCCTGATCGCGCGCGTGCCGCGCCCAGGCGATCGGCGTGAGGTGCTGCTGCACCTGACGGATGCCGGGCGCGCGCTCTACGCGGCGCTGCTGCCGCGCGTGGCGCAGATCAACCAGGAGCTGCTGTCCGCGCTGACCGAGCAGGAGACGCTCATCCTGGATGGTCTGCTGGCGCGGCTGCACGCTCGTGCGCAGGAGATGGCCCGGCGCTGA
- a CDS encoding Bug family tripartite tricarboxylate transporter substrate binding protein, producing the protein MSRRSALLALAATASCLAAATWSPAVLAQSDSPLRIIVPYAPGGSSDRAARIVADKLGARLGQTVIVENKAGAGGRLAMQQAKNTPASQSVLVLANPATMVVAPLVFKDNGYDPDKDFQPVSQISSYEFGLAVSSAVPVKELQHLLAWLRANPQQANFGVPATGSLPHFFALMTSEAAKVPAQVVGYRGSGPLVTDLIGGQIPVAVDTLDTLLPQHEAGKLRILASSADRRSPFGKDIPTYREAGLNLVATGWNAFFAPASMPRERVAQLGEAIRAVMLDEDTRRKFNDARVEPVSSSPQQMAAMLKAYRAQWAPVVQKSGYQP; encoded by the coding sequence ATGTCACGCCGATCCGCCCTGCTGGCGCTTGCCGCCACCGCCTCCTGCCTCGCCGCCGCCACCTGGAGCCCCGCCGTCCTGGCACAGTCCGACAGCCCCCTGCGCATCATCGTGCCCTACGCGCCGGGCGGCTCCAGCGACCGCGCCGCGCGCATCGTCGCCGACAAGCTGGGCGCCCGCCTGGGCCAGACCGTGATCGTGGAGAACAAGGCCGGCGCCGGTGGCCGCCTGGCCATGCAGCAGGCCAAGAACACCCCGGCCAGCCAGAGCGTGCTGGTGCTGGCCAACCCGGCGACCATGGTCGTGGCGCCGCTGGTCTTCAAGGACAACGGCTACGACCCGGACAAGGATTTCCAGCCGGTGTCGCAGATCAGCAGCTATGAGTTTGGCCTGGCCGTCTCCAGCGCCGTGCCCGTCAAGGAGCTGCAGCACCTGCTGGCCTGGCTGCGCGCCAACCCGCAGCAGGCCAACTTCGGTGTGCCGGCCACGGGCAGCCTGCCGCACTTCTTCGCGCTGATGACCAGCGAGGCGGCCAAGGTGCCGGCGCAGGTGGTGGGCTACCGCGGCTCGGGCCCGCTGGTCACGGACCTGATCGGCGGGCAGATTCCCGTTGCCGTGGACACGCTGGACACCCTCCTGCCCCAGCACGAGGCCGGCAAGTTGCGCATCCTGGCGTCCTCGGCCGACAGGCGCTCGCCGTTTGGCAAGGACATCCCGACCTACCGCGAGGCCGGGCTCAACCTGGTGGCGACCGGCTGGAACGCATTCTTCGCGCCGGCGAGCATGCCGCGTGAGCGCGTGGCGCAACTGGGCGAGGCCATCCGCGCCGTGATGCTGGACGAGGACACGCGGCGCAAGTTCAACGACGCGCGGGTGGAGCCGGTGTCCAGCTCGCCGCAGCAGATGGCGGCCATGCTCAAGGCCTACCGCGCCCAGTGGGCGCCGGTGGTGCAGAAGTCCGGCTACCAGCCCTGA
- a CDS encoding sulfatase, producing MTPKRPNIIFIVADDLGFADLGCYGGRDAHFGPVSPQLDALAAGGLKFTQGYSNSPVCSPTRFALMTARWQYRLRGAAEEPINSRSRGSTTLGLPPEHPTLPSLLQGAGYRTALIGKWHLGYPPAFGPTRSGYEEFFGPMSGGVDYFTHCSTNGTHDLFLGDAEHHEEGYLTDLISQRSVDYVRRMAEGSRGGAPFFLSVHYTAPHWPWETRHDAALAAEVKSNLFHLDGGSVQTYQRMIHHMDEGIGQIAAALRDEGLLENTLIVFTSDNGGERFSDNWPLVGGKMDLTEGGIRVPWIAHWPAVIAPGGVSEQHCLTMDWSATMLDAAGVAAHPDYPLDGVSLLPVLREPGAAFERPLFWRMNHRGQRAHRMGAWKYLRVDGIDYLFNIDSDARERANRAAREPERLQAMRAAWEAWNDSMPVIPEDATVSLGYSAKDMPQR from the coding sequence ATGACCCCAAAACGCCCGAATATCATCTTCATCGTCGCCGACGACCTGGGCTTCGCCGATCTGGGCTGCTACGGCGGGCGCGACGCGCACTTCGGGCCGGTTTCGCCGCAGCTCGACGCGCTGGCCGCGGGTGGCCTGAAGTTCACCCAGGGCTACAGCAACTCGCCCGTGTGCTCGCCCACGCGCTTTGCGCTGATGACGGCGCGCTGGCAGTACCGCCTGCGCGGCGCGGCCGAGGAGCCCATCAACAGCCGGAGCCGCGGCAGCACCACCCTGGGCCTGCCGCCCGAGCACCCGACGCTGCCCTCGCTGCTGCAGGGTGCCGGCTACCGCACCGCCCTGATCGGCAAGTGGCACCTGGGCTACCCCCCGGCGTTCGGGCCGACGCGCTCGGGCTATGAGGAGTTCTTCGGCCCCATGTCGGGCGGGGTGGACTACTTCACCCACTGCTCGACCAACGGCACGCACGACCTGTTCCTGGGCGACGCCGAGCACCACGAGGAGGGCTACCTCACCGACCTGATCTCCCAGCGCTCGGTCGACTACGTGCGGCGCATGGCCGAGGGCAGCCGGGGCGGCGCGCCGTTTTTCCTGAGCGTGCACTACACCGCGCCGCACTGGCCCTGGGAGACGCGCCACGACGCGGCGCTGGCTGCCGAGGTCAAGAGCAATCTGTTCCACCTGGACGGCGGCAGCGTGCAGACCTACCAGCGCATGATCCACCACATGGACGAGGGCATCGGCCAGATCGCCGCCGCGCTGCGGGACGAGGGGCTGCTGGAGAACACCCTGATCGTCTTCACCAGCGACAACGGCGGCGAGCGTTTTTCGGACAACTGGCCGCTGGTGGGAGGCAAGATGGATCTGACCGAGGGCGGCATCCGCGTGCCGTGGATCGCGCACTGGCCGGCCGTGATCGCGCCGGGCGGAGTGAGTGAGCAGCACTGCCTGACCATGGATTGGTCGGCCACCATGCTGGATGCCGCCGGCGTGGCCGCGCACCCCGACTACCCGCTGGACGGCGTGTCGCTGCTGCCGGTGCTGCGCGAGCCTGGCGCCGCGTTCGAGCGGCCGCTGTTTTGGCGCATGAACCACCGCGGCCAGCGCGCCCACCGCATGGGCGCGTGGAAGTACCTGCGCGTGGACGGCATCGACTACCTGTTCAACATCGACAGCGACGCGCGCGAGCGCGCCAACCGCGCCGCGCGCGAGCCGGAGCGACTGCAGGCCATGCGCGCGGCGTGGGAGGCATGGAACGACAGCATGCCGGTCATCCCGGAGGACGCCACGGTCAGCCTGGGCTATTCCGCCAAGGACATGCCGCAGCGCTGA
- a CDS encoding thiol:disulfide interchange protein DsbA/DsbL has protein sequence MNRREFSSSTASVLALSALGLPLAVPSAAHAQARQFKEGKDYVRLSKAAPVEAPAGKVEIVEFFWYSCPHCNTFEPTFDAWMKSAPKDLAIRRVPVAFNASFVPQQKIYYTLEGMGKLPELHAKVFRAVHVERLPLNKDELVFAWIAKQPGIDAAKFKEVYNSFTVANQVRRATQLQGDYQVEGVPSMGVAGRYYTDGTMAGNMDNVLRVVEYLAEQARKG, from the coding sequence ATGAACCGTCGTGAGTTTTCCTCGTCCACCGCTTCGGTGCTCGCACTGTCCGCCCTGGGCCTGCCGCTGGCCGTGCCCAGCGCGGCGCATGCGCAGGCGCGCCAGTTCAAGGAGGGCAAGGACTACGTGCGCCTGTCCAAGGCCGCGCCCGTCGAGGCGCCCGCTGGCAAGGTCGAAATCGTCGAGTTCTTCTGGTACAGCTGCCCGCACTGCAACACCTTCGAGCCGACCTTTGACGCCTGGATGAAGTCCGCGCCCAAGGACCTGGCGATCCGCCGTGTGCCGGTGGCTTTTAACGCCAGCTTCGTGCCGCAGCAAAAGATCTACTACACGCTGGAAGGCATGGGCAAGCTGCCCGAACTGCATGCCAAGGTGTTCCGCGCCGTGCACGTCGAGCGCCTGCCGCTGAACAAGGACGAGCTGGTCTTCGCCTGGATCGCCAAGCAGCCGGGCATCGACGCCGCCAAGTTCAAGGAGGTCTATAACTCCTTCACCGTGGCCAACCAGGTGCGCCGCGCCACGCAGCTGCAGGGCGACTACCAGGTCGAGGGCGTTCCCTCCATGGGCGTGGCCGGGCGCTATTACACCGACGGCACCATGGCCGGCAACATGGACAACGTGCTGCGCGTGGTCGAGTACCTGGCGGAGCAGGCGCGCAAGGGCTGA
- a CDS encoding SPOR domain-containing protein, translating to MKHQQRGGTIIGLILGVIIGLGAALAVAVYVTKVPVPFLTKASPRASDQDEAQRNKNWDPNAPLYGKSPARPAAAPDAPPATAAAPAPAPAAPAANQPVPPAVAGNAPDGSAAAPAPRPAASRPAGSADPLGDLARARAAAAPAPSSADPFDYFVQAGAFRTQQDADAQRAKLAMLGWEARVSEREQSGRTVFRVRVGPFGKRDDAESLKQKLDGAGVDSALVRVQR from the coding sequence ATGAAACACCAGCAACGCGGCGGCACCATCATCGGCCTCATCCTCGGTGTGATCATCGGCCTGGGCGCAGCGCTGGCCGTGGCTGTCTACGTCACCAAAGTGCCCGTGCCTTTCCTGACCAAGGCCAGCCCGCGCGCATCCGACCAGGACGAGGCCCAGCGCAACAAGAACTGGGACCCCAACGCGCCGCTGTACGGCAAGAGCCCGGCCAGGCCGGCGGCGGCACCCGACGCGCCACCCGCCACCGCTGCCGCCCCTGCGCCCGCTCCCGCAGCGCCAGCCGCCAACCAGCCCGTGCCGCCTGCCGTGGCCGGCAACGCGCCCGACGGGAGCGCCGCCGCACCCGCGCCGCGCCCGGCCGCCAGCCGGCCGGCCGGCTCGGCCGACCCGCTGGGCGACCTGGCACGCGCCCGCGCCGCTGCTGCGCCCGCGCCATCCAGCGCCGATCCGTTCGACTACTTCGTGCAGGCCGGCGCCTTTCGCACCCAGCAGGACGCCGACGCGCAGCGCGCCAAGCTGGCCATGCTGGGCTGGGAGGCGCGCGTGAGCGAGCGCGAGCAAAGCGGGCGCACGGTGTTTCGCGTGCGCGTGGGCCCTTTCGGCAAGCGCGACGATGCCGAGTCGCTCAAGCAAAAGCTCGACGGCGCGGGCGTCGATTCGGCCCTGGTGCGCGTGCAGCGCTGA